The nucleotide sequence GGGATACGCCGTGGGCGAGCGCGCCGGCCTTGAACCCCTCGCGGGATCCCCGCCGCACGTGCCGGATGTCGATCCCGCGCGCCCGCCACTCGCGCACCCGCCTCGCCGCGATCGCCACCGTCTCGTCGTCCGAGTCGTCGAGCAGTTGGATTTCGAGGCGGTCCGCGGGATAGCGCAGGCGGCAGGCCGCGTCGATGAGCCGTTCGACGACGTTCGCTTCGTTGAAGACCGGTAGCTGTACCGTGACGACCGGGAGCGGGCCGGGCCAGGTGCGCGCCTCCACCCGGGCGGGCCGGCGCATCCGCAACCACAGCAGGCGCAGCCGGTGCGCCCCGAAGGGGGCGAGGAGGGCGAGAAGCGCCAGGTACGCCAGCGGTCCGATTTCGCTCATGGGCGGGGTTCGATCTCTTCCGTCCCGATCCGACCCGTCCCGATCTCATCCGCGCGGAAGTCGAGCCGGTCGAGCGCGATCGTGCCGTCGCTCATCACGAACAGCACGTCCTGATACTGGCCGATGTCATCGAGCGGGTTGCGGTCGAGGACGAGAAGATCCGCCTCGAACCCCGCCGCGACCCGGCCCGTCCGGTCCGCGATGCCGAGCAACTCCGCCGCGACCGTGGTCGCGGACCGGATCGCATCGAGTTCGCTCAGCCCGATGCCCACGAACTCCATCAGTTCGTGGCTCATGCGGAGGACGCTCCCGGACCCGTACCCGGTGTCCGTGGCGGCGACGAGCGGCACCCCGAGTGCATGCGCCGCCGCCGCCGTCTCCCGGACGCGCGGGAGCATGTGCCGTCCGCGCACCTGGAGCACCGGGTCGTCGTAGTCGCCGCCGGGCACCGTGAGGTCGGACACGACCGCGATCGTCGGCACCAGGTAGGTGCCCCGCTCCCGCATGAGGCGGAGCGTTTCGTCGCGGAGATACGTCCCATGCTCGATGCTTCGCACGCCGGCCGCGACCGCGGCCCGGCCGCCGCGGTCTCCGTGCGCGTGCGCGGCGACGGGGACGCCGTCGCGCGAGGCCTCCGCCACCAGCGCCGACAGTTCGGCCTCCGTGAAGAACGGCTTGCGGGGGTCCGTTTCCGGCAGACCGGCTCGTTCAGTCGCGTTCACCTTGATGAAATCCACGCCGCGATCGAGCATCGCGCGCGCCATCCGCCCCATCGCCTCGGGGCCTCGCACGTCGCGCCCGAGGAGATCGCCGAGCCCCGGCTCATCGAGGAAGAGTCCCTCGGCCGGCCGGGGCCGCACGTGGTAGCCCGCGGCGAGGATCTCCGGGCCGGGAAGCCCGCCGCCCAGGAACAGTTCCCGCAGGCCGACGTCGGCGAAGAACCCCGCCCCCATGCTGCGCGCCGTAGTGACGCCGGAGAGCAGCGCTCGGCGAGCCGCCTCGAGCGTCCCGATGTGGACATGGGCGTCGATCAGGCCGGGAACGAGGAAGCGGCCGCCGAGGTCGATCGTGCGCACCTCGGCAGGCGCCTCTCCCCCTTCCGCCACGGAAACGATGACCCCCTCCCGCACGACGACCGTCGCGTTCGAGAGGACGCCGCCCGTCGCCGGATCGATCACCGAGGCGCCGGTGAAGGCGATCGGCTCGCTCTGGCCGGCCGCCGCCGGGGAAGCCAGGCAGATGAACAGGGCGCCCACGCAGCGGGCGAGTCGGAAGCGTCGGGACGCGGTGGCCGCTGAAGCGATGACGGACATCGGAACCTCCGGGATCTGGACCGTAAGGCACCAAGATGCCTCCGACCGCGGGCCGGGGACAGGAGCGCGCCGCCATCGATTCGGCTAGCTTGCCCCCGATGCGGCAAACGACGACACCACTGCCACGCGGGACCGCCGCCGGCCGGGAGCCGCTCCCGTTCCCGCTGCGCGTCGCCGCCATCGACGTGGGGTCGAACGCGTTTCGCTTCGTCGCGGCCGAGTTCAGCGACCCCGACCATTACGTGGAGCTGGCCTCGGAGCGGGTTCCCGTCCGGCTGGGACATTCGGCCTTCCTCACCGGCGAACTTTCGTCCTCCGCCATCGACCGGACCGTCGAGGGATTCCGGCGCTTCCGGGCGGAAATCGATCGCCTGGGCATCGAGCATGTGCGCGCCGTGGCGACCAGCGCGGTCCGGGAGAGCCGCAACGGCGCCGATCTCGTCCGCCGCGTCGAGGAGGACGCGGGAATCCGGCTCGATCTGATCTCCGGCACGGATGAGGCGCGGCTCGTGTGGATGTCCGTGAAGCAGCGGTTCGATTTCGGCGACGCCAAGTGGATGCTCGTGGACCTCGGCGGCGGAAGCGTCGAGGTCTCGCTGGCGGATCGGTCCGGGATCATGTGGAGCGAGTCGCACCGGATGGGATCGGTCCGGCTGCTCGAGGAGCTCACGGGGTCGGACGATGCGCCCGCGCACTTCGCGAGCCTGCTCGCGGAATACGCCGCCACGCTCCGCATTCCGCACGCGAGCAAGCACTGGACGCCGGTGCAGCTGATCGCCACCGGCGGCAATATCGAGGAACTCGCGCGCCTCGCGGGCCACAGCGCCGCCGACGGCACCCGCCGCATCGCGCGGGCCGAACTCGCCATGGCGATCGAGGAGTTCTCCCGCCTCTCCTACAGCCAGCGCATCGGCCGACTCGGCCTGCGCGAGGATCGGGCCGACGTGATTCTCCCCGCCGCGATCGTGTACGACCGCGTCGCCGAACTCGCGGGCGCCGAAGAGATTCTCGTCCCCGGCGTCGGCGTGAAGGAGGGCGTGCTGTTCGACCTCGTCGACGAGTTGACGAGCGGCGCCGGTTTCGGGCGGCTGGAGCGGATCGTCCACGAAGGAGCGCTCACGCTCGGGCGCCGGTACCTCTTCGACGAGGATCACGGGCGACACGTCGCGTCGCTGGCCCTCTCCCTGTTCGACCAGCTCACCGAGGTCCACGGCCTCGAACCGCGCGACCGGCGGATCCTGCTGGCGGGGGCGATGCTGCACGACATCGGGCAGCACATCTCTTACGCGAGACACCACAAGCACTCGCTCTACCTGATCCTTCACAGCGAGATCCCGGGCATCGCGCCGAACGAGCTCCCGCTCGTCGCGCTGGTGGCGCGCTACCACCGGCGGGCCGAACCGCGGCGCGGCCACTACCTGTACCGCGACCTGGATCCTCCCGACCGCGAACGGGTGGAGCGGCTCGCCGCCCTCCTTCGCATCGCGGACTCCCTCGACCGCGAACACCTCCGGCGCGTGAAGAGCGTCGAGGCGCGCGTGCACGAGCACACGCTCGAACTGCGTCTCGAACGGAGAGGAAGCGTGCTCCTCGAGCAGTGGGCGCTGCGCAAGAAGGGGAAGCTCTTCGCCCGCATCTTCGGCCTCGAACCCTACGTCACCTTCGACTTGGCCTCCGACTGATTGGACCTGGCCCCGCGACCGACTCGACCGGGCCTCCGACCGATTCGCCCCGGCCTCTGGACCAACGGAGGCGTCCGAAACAAGCGGGACGGTGGGTGCAGGGCTTATAATTCAGGCCCTGTGTTCGCAAACGGCCCGCGAGGTGGCCGGAAGAAAGTGGCGGAGAGCCGTATGTCATCCGAGTCGAAAGAGACGTCGAACGAGACATCGCGTCGACCGTGGGTTCACCACGGGAGCCGCCGTCCCGCCGGGATTTCCCCGACGGCGTCGTCCCGCTCCGCCGCCGTGAACCCCCCGCCGCACGAGGCCCCGACGCCGGGGGCCGCGACACGGGAGGTCGAGACACCCGAGACCCCGCCGCGCGAGGCCGCTGCGCCCGTCGAGGTCGCGCCGGCCCCGGAGAACGGTGCCGACCCCGGGCCGCGTCCGTCCGCCCCGCGCGTCGGCCACCGCGTGCAGGACGTCCCTGTGCTCCCGCGCGCCGTGGCGCCGAAGCCCGTGCCCGAAGGCGCGAAGCCGAGCCACCCGTCGCTCTATTTCAACGCGGAACTCAGTTGGCTGGACTTCAACTGGCGCGTGCTCTACCAGGCCATGGACGAGCGGACGCCGCTGCTGGAGCGGCTCCGCTTCCTCGCGATCACGGAGAACAACCTCGACGAATTCGTGATGAAGCAGGTCGGCGGCCTCAAGCGCGTGCTGGGGGCGGGCGTGGTGAAGCCATCGCCGGACGGCCTGGGGCCCGCGGAACAGCTGGACCTCGTGCGCGAGGGCGTCCGCACCATGCGGACCCGGCTGGCCGAGGTGTGGGAGGGCGACCTCCGGCCGCGCCTCGCGGCGGAACTCGACATCGCCGTGCGCGACTTCGAGGACCTGAACGACCAGGAACGCGAGCATGTGCGCCGCGTGTTCGCGGATCGGATCTATCCGGTCCTCACGCCGCTGGCCGTGGACCCGGGGCACCCGTTCCCCTTCCTGTCCAACATGAGCCTCTCGCTCGCCCTCATGCTCGAGCACCCGGAACGCCGGACCCGCCACTTCGCCCGGGTGAAGATCCCCACGGCGCTGCGCTGGGTCGAACTCCCGGAGAGCGGGCACGTAGTCCCCGTCGAGCAGGTCGTGCGGCACTTCGCGGGCGAGCTCTTCCGGGGGATGACGATCGAGAGCGCTTCGCTCTTCCGCGTCACCCGGAACGCGGACGTGGCCCGGGACGAAGAGGTGGCGGACGACCTCCTGCAGATGATCTCCGAGGAGATCCGCGAGCGGCGCTTCGCGCGCGTGGTTCGCCTGGAGGTGGAGCCGGGCATGCCCGACGACGTGCGGCAATTCCTGGTTCGCCAGCTCGAGCTGGATGAGGAAGACCTGTACGAGATT is from Candidatus Palauibacter scopulicola and encodes:
- a CDS encoding amidohydrolase family protein — translated: MSVIASAATASRRFRLARCVGALFICLASPAAAGQSEPIAFTGASVIDPATGGVLSNATVVVREGVIVSVAEGGEAPAEVRTIDLGGRFLVPGLIDAHVHIGTLEAARRALLSGVTTARSMGAGFFADVGLRELFLGGGLPGPEILAAGYHVRPRPAEGLFLDEPGLGDLLGRDVRGPEAMGRMARAMLDRGVDFIKVNATERAGLPETDPRKPFFTEAELSALVAEASRDGVPVAAHAHGDRGGRAAVAAGVRSIEHGTYLRDETLRLMRERGTYLVPTIAVVSDLTVPGGDYDDPVLQVRGRHMLPRVRETAAAAHALGVPLVAATDTGYGSGSVLRMSHELMEFVGIGLSELDAIRSATTVAAELLGIADRTGRVAAGFEADLLVLDRNPLDDIGQYQDVLFVMSDGTIALDRLDFRADEIGTGRIGTEEIEPRP
- a CDS encoding Ppx/GppA phosphatase family protein produces the protein MRQTTTPLPRGTAAGREPLPFPLRVAAIDVGSNAFRFVAAEFSDPDHYVELASERVPVRLGHSAFLTGELSSSAIDRTVEGFRRFRAEIDRLGIEHVRAVATSAVRESRNGADLVRRVEEDAGIRLDLISGTDEARLVWMSVKQRFDFGDAKWMLVDLGGGSVEVSLADRSGIMWSESHRMGSVRLLEELTGSDDAPAHFASLLAEYAATLRIPHASKHWTPVQLIATGGNIEELARLAGHSAADGTRRIARAELAMAIEEFSRLSYSQRIGRLGLREDRADVILPAAIVYDRVAELAGAEEILVPGVGVKEGVLFDLVDELTSGAGFGRLERIVHEGALTLGRRYLFDEDHGRHVASLALSLFDQLTEVHGLEPRDRRILLAGAMLHDIGQHISYARHHKHSLYLILHSEIPGIAPNELPLVALVARYHRRAEPRRGHYLYRDLDPPDRERVERLAALLRIADSLDREHLRRVKSVEARVHEHTLELRLERRGSVLLEQWALRKKGKLFARIFGLEPYVTFDLASD